The genomic interval ACCCAGATTGGATGCACCCACTTCATACACTTCCGGATAGGTCAGCACCCAACGAACCGTTGCACTATCCCACGCCCTATGGACTGCCCCCAATTCGTTACCTAAATAACGAGCGGGTCGCAAAATATCAGAAGTCAATAATTCTGCAACTGCAACTGCCACAATAAGCCCTCTCAAAGATTTGACCTGACCCCCATCCTTAGCACTGCTTAGTATAGCGAAACCATTCCTCTTCCCCCTACTCCAAGCCCTACAAAAACCCCCTGAATCCTGGCATTGCTGACCACGGAATTCAGGAGGCTAAAGGGGAACTCCCCCGCATCGTTATAAAATCTATCAATTCGTCTTTAAGTTAAGTAGGTGGGACTAATTAAATATAAAACTTGCGTAGGTTGGGTTGAGGCACGAAACCCAGCACCTGCATGGGTTACGCTACCGCTAACCCATCCTACGTTTGATTCCACCCAGCTACTTAGGAGAAAAACTAAAGACTGGGAGCGTTAGGCGATCGCAGCATGGAAAGCTGCATGTCCCTCAAAGATCTCAAATACCCGGTCAAGCTGGGTCAATTCAAAAATCATCCGAACTGGATAAGAAATTGAACAGATGCTCAGGCGTTTATTCAACCGTTGAGCCATACTTTGAGCGGAAACCAGCACCATTAAACCAGCACTATCAATAAACTCGACCTGCCCCAGGTCAATCAGTAAAGCGCCATTTTGATCGGACAAAACAGCCTCGTTGAGCTGGTATTGAAACTTGGTTACATTTGCTGCATTGAGAGAACCAAGAGGCTTAAGCACTGTAGCTTGAGGACGGACGAGGACGTTCTGCATAGCTGACCTTAACTGAACTTTGGTAACTGAACTACGAATTAGGGAAGAATTTCATCTCAATGCACCCAACCATAACCGTAGTTTCCCGGCCACGCCCACTCCAGGGTCGGTCAATTTGCGGAAACTTTATCTGCTCCCTGACCTTATATAAAGTTTTTGGTAAGTATTTTCACGCAGACCGTATAAGGATATACCAGGATTTAAGCATTAGAAAGGAAGAAGCCACAGGAATGGAGAGGCAAACCATTGCCCATTCCCTCTCCCATGCTTGAACACTAAAAAGTAGTGCCGCTCCCGATTAACGGCAGCTACAACCGAACCCCCGACGGCTAATCGCTGATTCTGAGTCGCTGATTGATGGGGGCAGAGGGACTTGAACCCTCACGACCTTGCGGTCAACGGATTTTAAGTCCGTAGCGTCTACCATTCCGCCATGCCCCCGCTATTGGTCATCTTAAAGTATTGATGATGCCACTTGTTTATTCCAGCACCAATTGGGGAACTTATGCAACGTTTCAGATATTTCTATGGATTATTGCCCCGTAATTACCGCATTCAGGACAGGCAAGCGATAGAATGACGGGAGTTGTCTTGCAGAGCTTGTTTGGGTTACAGGGTTTATGGATATCACAGTTGCGCTCTCGTATCTGATTCTGGCTGGGGCTTTTCTCGTTGCAATTCCCGCTGCCCTATATTTTTATCTACAGGCTCGCTGGTATGTTGGCCAGTTCTTTTGAGCGGGGCTTTATGTATTTTCTGGTATTTTTATTTTTCCCAGGGTTGCTGCTGCTGTCCCCTTTCCTTAACTTTCGTCCCAAACGCAGGCAAATTGAAAGCTAAATAAACATGCGAAGGATTGATGTTATTGGGATTGGAGTTGGAATTTTTGCAGCGGGGGGGTTGGCGTATCTATTTTTCAAGCTGGTTGGGCTAGATACAATTTCTGCGGGCATCTGGTCTCAAACGCTTCTGGTGGGTGGGCTTGTGGGCTGGTTGATAACCTATGCTTTCCGGGCAGTGACCCATACGATGACGTACAATCAGCAACTCAAGGATTATGAGAATGCGGTTCTCCAGAAGCGGCTAGAGGAACTGTCTCCCGAAGAACTGGCACGGATTCAAGCAGAAATTGAGCAAGAAAAGCAGGGAAAGGCTGAAGACTAGAGGCTAACAGAACTTACACAAAGTGACTGGAAGTAAGTAGCTAGTGGGTAATGGGTTGAAAAGTGCAATTCATTACCCATTCATTATGCCCCGTTACCTCTGTAAGTCCTACCAGGTGATTTTTTTAATCCTTTATCCCTTATCCTTTATCCTTACACCCCTTACCTGTTCTCTTTTCTGCCATGACTTCTGTTTCCGAATGCTTCGAGTCCCTACGCAGTCGTGCCCAATGTGCGCTTGTCCCTTTCATCACAGCGGGTGATCCTGACCTGGAAACGACGGCAGCAGCCCTGCGGGTGCTTGACCAGAACGGAGCAGATTTGATTGAGTTGGGGGTGCCCTATTCAGACCCACTGGCGCATGGGCCTGTCATTCAAGCGGCAGCAACACGGGCACTAAAACGAGGAACCCGGCTAGATCAGGTGCTGGAAGTCGTGAGAGAGGTGAGTCCAACCCTGCGATCGCCGTTGATTTTGTTTACCTACTACAACCCAATTTTAAACCGGGGGATTGAGTCTTTTTTGCAGCAGGTTGCGGCAGCCGGAGTGCGGGGGTTGGTGGTGCCAGACTTGCCGCTAGAAGAAGCGGATAGCCTGTTGCGCCCAGCCGTTGATTGCGGGGTAGAAATAACGCTGCTGATTGCTCCGACCAGCCCCAAGGAGCGGATTGCTGCGATCGCTCAGCAATCTCAGGGATTTATTTATCTGGTTAGCACAACGGGGGTGACTGGCATGCGTGGGCAGGTTCAGTCCCGGGTGAAAGATTTATTAGTGGAATTACGGACAGTAACAGATAAGCCGATTGGAGTCGGGTTTGGGATTTCCCAACCGGAGCATGCCCGCCAGGTGATGGAGTGGGGCGCAGACGCGGCAATTGTCGGTAGTGCGTTTGTCAAGCGGTTAGCGGAGGGAACGCCCCACCAGGGATTGGGGGCGATCGCTGAATTTAGCCGAAGTTTGAAAGCAAACCTGATTGATCGCTAAGACTTACAGCTGGTTTCATCTGGATTAGCCATACCCCACTTCCCAGGACTGTGGCTGACTGATCTGAAACTGATCTGAAACCGCTGTAGAAAAGCGTTGCAGCCCTACACAGCTGCCAACGCAAGTTGCTAGAGAAGCTGTGATGCTTCAGGGTTCAATTTATGTGATAGTCTGCTTTTTTAGCTTGAGCAAGAAAAGTCTTCTAAAGCCGTTCCCATTGGCTTTCTAAAATCGGTATTCTTCTCTCAAACGGGGAAATAAATAGCAAGGATTTTGCAAAATCCTTAAAAAAATTTTCTAATTTCATCCGGATTCTGTAAAATCACTTAGAAGTTAAATTGCTTCCCAAAAGAAATCCATGTTTCCCCAAGGCTTAATTAAGCGTTAACGAAAGTCTCTTATTGGGAAGGGGGTGCAATGGGTTCCATGAGTCTAATGAGAATTTAGATGGTGCTGAGAAGTTTCTTCGTCTCATTTTGGGCGAGGGAAGTTCTTGCAAACTGACCGATGAAATGAGTTCTACACTCAGTTTTCCGAAGCAATGAATCATCCAAAAAAACCTTTGGTGTGGGGACGTTTTCGCATTCTAGTTGTTGGAGTTCTAACAGGATGGATTCTTTTTCTTGGACTTCCTATTGCTGCACAACAAGTTATAACCATCCCTAATACCGCTACTGCTAACTTTAGAGATTCGGCAGGGAACCTTCGGACTGCCCAATCCAATCGAACTACTTTCACCGCTGCCATTAGTCAGGCAGGTCTAGAAATTGTTAAAACCGCCGATCGGGCTGCGGCTGAACCAGGTGACACGGTTGCCTACCGCCTGTTGGTCAGGAATACGGGTACGGTTGCCCTGACCAATGTTCAGGTTACTGATACTTTGCCTCTGGGTTTGAAGTTTGTCAGGAACTCCCAACGGGGGTCTATTACCACGGCAAATAGCGTGGCTCAGGTCAACCTGGCAGCGCCGACAGTCAATGGGCAAACCATTAACTTTACCTACCCCAGGCTGGAACCCAACCCAAACTTTGACGATTATCTATGGTGTGCTGATTACCCCTGATGCCATTCGGGGTTCCGGTCGAAACATTGCGATCGCAAGCGGAGTAACGCCTGCGGGAACAACGGTCAGTAGCAGCAGTGCCAGTTTTGTGGTACAAATTCGTCCCGGCATTTTGTCCGATTGTGGCACCATCCTGGGACGGGTTTTTGTGGATAAGAACTTTGATGGTGAGCAGCAGCCAGGAGAACCAGGAGTTCCCAATTCTGTAATTTTCTTTGATGACGGAAATCGGGTCGTGACGGACGCCAATGGGTTGTTCTCCTTGCCCTACGCCCTACCAGGGATGCGCTCTGGGACGCTGGATCTAACCAGCCTACCGGGCTACAGTCTGGCACCAAACCTCTACCGGATTGAAGGAAATAGCCAATCGCGCCTGGTGAAATTAGCTCCAGGAGGGATGGCACGAATGAACTTTGCAGTGACTCCGACTTTTAGGGAGGGGCAGAGATAGTATGCGGACTTGTTCATTGATTCACTTGGCGTTGTTTTCATCCATGTTTGGGGCGATCGCCCTGAATGGGATTCCTGGCGTCAATGCTCTACCTAAACCCATTGTTCCTGGAAAATCCACTTCCGCTGTAGACCTCAAATTTCAGCCCCAGTCTGCTCCTAGTGGATCGGTGAGACGGGAGCCAGCAGCTCTCCCAACCACCCAGACAGCCCAGTCTAACCCGACTGAGACCACGTCCCCTCCGGCAGAGACCACTCCTCCTCCGCCTGTCCCAGCCTCAGCCCCCCTAGCCCCATCAGAAGTCCGGATTCTGACGCCTCAAACGCAGACGACCGGAGCGCAGGCAACCAATCTGGTGGTGCAATATGCTGCGGGAGCCAAGGTGCAGGTGACGGTTAACCAGCAGCCGTTGAACCCAGCAACAACAACTCAGGTGCAGCCTGATCCGGCAAACAACGTCGTCAATCAGGTCTGGTATAACATTCCACTGAAACCTGGGGCAAATGTTCTAACCGTGCAGGCAGAGGGAGGTAGCCCGACCAGTGTGACAGTGACGGTGCATGATACGGCTGCCAAAATTCTGTTT from Kovacikia minuta CCNUW1 carries:
- a CDS encoding STAS domain-containing protein, which gives rise to MQNVLVRPQATVLKPLGSLNAANVTKFQYQLNEAVLSDQNGALLIDLGQVEFIDSAGLMVLVSAQSMAQRLNKRLSICSISYPVRMIFELTQLDRVFEIFEGHAAFHAAIA
- the ndhL gene encoding NAD(P)H-quinone oxidoreductase subunit L, which encodes MDITVALSYLILAGAFLVAIPAALYFYLQARWYVGQFF
- the ndhL gene encoding NAD(P)H-quinone oxidoreductase subunit L; the encoded protein is MYFLVFLFFPGLLLLSPFLNFRPKRRQIES
- a CDS encoding DUF3007 family protein, giving the protein MRRIDVIGIGVGIFAAGGLAYLFFKLVGLDTISAGIWSQTLLVGGLVGWLITYAFRAVTHTMTYNQQLKDYENAVLQKRLEELSPEELARIQAEIEQEKQGKAED
- the trpA gene encoding tryptophan synthase subunit alpha, whose protein sequence is MTSVSECFESLRSRAQCALVPFITAGDPDLETTAAALRVLDQNGADLIELGVPYSDPLAHGPVIQAAATRALKRGTRLDQVLEVVREVSPTLRSPLILFTYYNPILNRGIESFLQQVAAAGVRGLVVPDLPLEEADSLLRPAVDCGVEITLLIAPTSPKERIAAIAQQSQGFIYLVSTTGVTGMRGQVQSRVKDLLVELRTVTDKPIGVGFGISQPEHARQVMEWGADAAIVGSAFVKRLAEGTPHQGLGAIAEFSRSLKANLIDR
- a CDS encoding DUF11 domain-containing protein codes for the protein MNHPKKPLVWGRFRILVVGVLTGWILFLGLPIAAQQVITIPNTATANFRDSAGNLRTAQSNRTTFTAAISQAGLEIVKTADRAAAEPGDTVAYRLLVRNTGTVALTNVQVTDTLPLGLKFVRNSQRGSITTANSVAQVNLAAPTVNGQTINFTYPRLEPNPNFDDYLWCADYP